One segment of Thermosynechococcus sp. HN-54 DNA contains the following:
- a CDS encoding transposase, whose product MTGQIRDPFAAELPHFQRILSGKLPHLLAPTVVPRRPWKLDWAALAADVATHPDDRLIDRAQRFGVQVSTISYALDQMGITQKKTDALPRTVYIDETGFGSRVECEYGWSARGQRIDGERAGKRKRRESLVAGRYRHQKDFIALMLFSGYLNALGFVSWLSQYCLPELKRPPLLIMDNAPVHPKGAIQEAVKAAGHEVLFLPKYSPDLNVIGHDFSALKRVRMYAGSNCSIDEVIRNYCAG is encoded by the coding sequence TTGACTGGGCAAATACGTGACCCCTTTGCTGCCGAACTGCCGCACTTTCAACGCATCCTCAGCGGCAAGCTGCCCCACCTTTTAGCCCCCACGGTTGTCCCCCGTCGTCCTTGGAAACTGGATTGGGCGGCCTTAGCAGCGGATGTTGCGACCCATCCCGATGACCGTTTAATCGACCGTGCCCAGCGATTTGGCGTACAAGTTTCCACCATTAGTTACGCCCTCGATCAGATGGGCATCACCCAAAAAAAAACAGATGCGTTACCAAGAACGGTGTATATCGATGAGACGGGGTTTGGCTCTCGGGTGGAGTGTGAGTATGGGTGGTCAGCGCGAGGGCAACGGATTGATGGAGAGCGAGCGGGGAAGCGTAAGAGAAGAGAGAGTTTAGTGGCGGGACGGTATAGACACCAGAAAGACTTCATAGCGCTGATGCTGTTTTCAGGATATTTGAATGCGTTAGGGTTTGTGAGCTGGCTAAGTCAGTACTGTTTGCCGGAGTTAAAGAGACCTCCGCTGTTGATTATGGATAATGCACCGGTTCATCCGAAAGGGGCGATTCAGGAAGCGGTCAAAGCGGCGGGTCACGAGGTGTTATTTTTACCGAAATACTCTCCTGATTTGAATGTGATTGGGCACGACTTTAGTGCGTTGAAGCGAGTGCGGATGTATGCAGGCTCAAACTGTTCGATTGATGAAGTGATTCGCAATTATTGTGCTGGATAA